One window of the Zea mays cultivar B73 chromosome 3, Zm-B73-REFERENCE-NAM-5.0, whole genome shotgun sequence genome contains the following:
- the LOC541876 gene encoding homocysteine S-methyltransferase 4: MWFGGGPIDAAGALRGFVREAGGCAVVDGGLGTELEAHGADLHDALWSAKCLASAPHLIRKVHLDYLEAGADVIISASYQATIEGFQSRGFSRDESEELLRRSVHVAQEARRVFAAEGDRSSRRGRPPALVAASVGSYGAYRADGSEYSGDYGKSMTKEDLKNFHRRRLQVLAGAGPDLIAFETIPNKLEAQVYAELLEENGIRIPAWFSFTSKDGVNAASGDPINECAAVADSCPRVAAVGVNCTAPRFIHGLILSIKKVTSKPIVVYPNSGESYVAETNEWVDSDGATGTDDFVSRVGEWRRAGAALIGGCCRTSPATVRAIARAVREAEYDDIPAVAVL, translated from the exons ATGTGGTTCGGTGGCGGACCCATCGACGCGGCGGGCGCGCTGCGCGGCTTCGTGCGGGAAGCAGGCGGGTGCGCGGTGGTGGACGGGGGTCTCGGCACGGAGCTGGAGGCGCACGGCGCGGACCTGCACGACGCGCTCTGGAGCGCCAAGTGCCTCGCCTCCGCCCCGCATCTCATCCGCAAG GTCCATCTGGACTACCTCGAAGCAGGCGCGGACGTCATAATCTCTGCGTCCTACCAG GCCACGATCGAGGGGTTCCAGTCGAGGGGCTTCTCGCGGGACGAGAGCGAGGAGCTGCTGCGGCGTAGCGTGCACGTCGCGCAGGAGGCGCGCAGGGTCTTCGCGGCGGAGGGCGACAGGTCATCGCGCCGCGGACGCCCGCCGGCGCTGGTGGCGGCCTCGGTCGGGAGCTACGGGGCGTACCGGGCAGACGGCTCCGAGTACAG CGGGGATTATGGAAAATcgatgacgaaagaagatctgaAGAACTTCCACAGGAGGCGGCTGCAGGTGCTGGCAGGCGCGGGGCCCGACCTCATCGCCTTCGAGACGATCCCAAACAAACTCGAAGCGCAG GTCTACgctgagctcctcgaggagaacgGCATACGGATCCCAGCCTGGTTCTCCTTCACTTCCAAGGACGGGGTGAACGCGGCGAGCGGAGACCCGATCAACGAGTGCGCGGCCGTCGCTGATTCCTGCCCGAGGGTGGCCGCGGTCGGAGTGAACTGCACTGCTCCCAGGTTCATCCACGGGCTTATCCTCTCCATAAAGAAG GTGACGAGCAAGccgatcgtcgtgtatccgaacaGCGGGGAGTCGTACGTCGCGGAGACGAACGAATGGGTG GACTCGGACGGCGCCACGGGGACGGACGACTTCGTGTCGCGCGTCGGCGAGTGGAGGCGGGCGGGGGCCGCGCTCATCGGAGGGTGCTGCAGGACGAGCCCGGCCACGGTGCGAGCCATCGCGCGGGCGGTGCGCGAGGCGGAATACGACGATATCCCTGCCGTGGCCGTGCTCTAA